The DNA region GTGCAGTAATAGCAAATAATTCTTTATTTCTATATGGCATATTAATAGAATTCTTTATCATTATCGGAGGATTACTAACCTTTATAAATCCACTTTTCTCCAAGAATAACATTAACTCGTCATTACTAGATGGCACATCAATCCTTAACTTTCCTTGATGATTAAGAACTAACCCATCGATTATTAAAGCAGCTGTTTGTGAATCTGGTGCTACAATAGGTCCTATTAATAAATTTACTGGACCTAATATGGATAATCCAAATCCAATAATCTTCCCCTTTAGATTTTTAACAACTAAACATTGTTTTGATTGATTTATCCTGTTAAGAAGTAATTTTCTTCTCTTATCACCAAATGCAGCCCAATCTAATTCAATAATCTCATTAATATCATTCTCACGGTATTTCTCTAAGGTAATTTTCCGATGATTATTAAACAATTTAGTTGGAATATACTTATCACTTAGATACTTATGTACAGAGTCGACAGTAATAAAACCCATGTCTTCATATAAGGGTTTCCCATCTTCAGTTGAAATTAACATTATTGAGGTATTTCGAGAAACACTGTCTATACATTTCTGAGTAGCCTTTTTTCCTAAGCCTAAACCTCGATATTCTTCATTAACAATAACCATACCAATTGAAGCTAAATCAGTATCATAAGGTATAATTGCGGCACTCGAAACAATTTTCCCCACAGCATTTTTATGTCCGTATATTTTACCTGATGACATAACAGTTTTAATTTCATGTTCATCATAATCCCAGCCAACTGATTCAGAAAGTTCTATTAAACCTAAGACATCATATTTATCAAATTCAACGAATTCTAATACTGTTTTATTGTCTGTATGCATTAGAAATCTCCCTATTTCATTCCTATTCTTATCATAATTTACTATCTAGCCCTATTCAACTCAAGCCCCCAATTAGTTTAAGTACATAATTTCACTCATCTATCAAATGTAATATCTTTACTTGGGTAAACAGCGGCAAACCAACGTAATACTTCGTTGTGATGGTTAATAATTTGTTGGGCAGTAATGTCCTGTGAATTCCAAGTGCTGTGTGTATCTGAAACTAATGTGACCTTATATTCCATACTAAAAGCCCTTCTGCAAGTTGTATCCACACACGCTTCTGTTTGAATTCCTGCAACAACCAAATGGTCAATCCCATGTTTTTTCAGTTCTTCATCTAAAGAAGTATTATAAAATGAATCAGGAGTTGTTTTTTGAATGATTACATCCTGATTCTTTGGAGTTAGTTCAGGATGAATCTCCCACCCCTTTGTCCCATACTCTAAAGGTTTACCAGCAGGTGCGTTATGCTGTATATAAAAAATAGGTGTCTCGGTAGAGCGTGCTTGTTTGATTAAATCTTTTAAATTTTTTAGCATTCTTTCCCCTTTATAGACGACATTACCTTCCTGAAACATTCCATTTTGAACGTCTATAACCAGTAGTGCTTTCTTCATTTTCCTCCCCCTAAAAACATACGTTCGTTATTATTTATTGTACACTATTCATTAAGATTTGTTGAACAAACCAGCATCGTTAGTGGAACAAGAAAAAAAGCCGCCGAAGCAGCTGGTGATCTTAAACTATTGCACCCGTTAAGTTCAATATTCTTTCTGAGATAAATCCAATTGGAAAATAAGTGAATTTCTATCAGGGTAATCATATTGAATTGGCAAGTCCTCTTTATCAATCTTTTTAAATCCAACCTTCTTGTAAAAGCTGTGTGACCTAGTGGCTTTGGATGGAGTGTCCAAAATCACCTTTAAAAACCCTTGTTTATTCGCAAAATCAAGCAATGCTTGATATAAACCTGTTCCTATCCCAAACTCTTTACCACGGTAATCTTTATAAACGAAAAATTTCTTTAAAACAGAGACCTCGTTCGTTTTCTTTTGCAAACCGATAGAGCCTACAACCTCACCGTTATCGTTTAACGCTACCCAAAAGTTTCCTCCGTCGTTTATATAGTTTGATTGAATATCCAAAATGTCTGGTTGTTCTTCTGCACTAATCCCTACACCATATTCAACATTCTGTACGTGCAATATTAAATTAATGACTTCTTCTTTATATCTATTATCGTAAATCGTAATCATTAATTTTCCTCCAAATGTATTTTATTTAAAGAATACTATTAATTTTTGTTAAATTAAACTGAACCGTTAGCTCTACAAGCGATAGCCATTGTTTAGCTATCGCCCCCAGTTAGTTTAAGTGTACCACTTCACAAAGTTACATCGATTTTAACATATATACATTGAAACTTTTCTTACTCACATTTCACTTTATATCATATAGAGTTCCTCCCAGAACAGAAGGTACTCTATTCACACAAATCATTGAACTCCTTGTTATTCTTTTCCGCTAAACTCTAAAATTTTTAAACCCTCGGATGCCTCTGGTTCTTCAAAAAATTTAGTAACATGAATAAACACCGCTTCCGTGTCAAAAGCTGCTCTTTTGGGTTGTTCGTTACGCCTTTGTGCAATTTGACGTAAGCATTGCTCGTTATTTAGATTAAGGAAAATTAGTTGATGGCTTGCATTGACCTCTGACACCATATCCAAAAACCACTTTCGCAGTTTTTGAGTGTTAGCTGGAAAATCCATCACTACATCTGTACCGACACTTAATATGTTTTGGACATGCTTTTTCACCAACGGCTTGAGCTGCGCTGAGAATTTTAGATAGTCCTCAAATGATGCAATCTGATTGGGATATAGAGATGAAAGCCATTCATCCTCAGACAACAGTACCGCATGTTTATCTATCGCCAATTGTTTTGATTTAGTTGATTTTCCAGCGCCCATTTTTCCACAGAAAAAGTATAGAGTCCCCAATTGTTTCATATTTTTTACCCCCAGCGCTTATTTTAGTGGTTGTTGCCCCACCTTGTAAGACTATAATTTATTTTTTTATATTTTTTCACTAATGTTGCACTTATTTAATTTTTTAATATAAAAATACTCGAAATGTTCGCTAATCTGCCCGATAGTTCAATACCTACGTTTCCATTTCTATAATCAAGGCAATAATTCCTCCAATATAACCGAAAAGGAGGATATTATTTTGTTATTATCAAAAGCCTGGGAATTATATGAATCGGATAAAATGATTGAAGGATTCTCCCTTCAGACATTAAAGGGTATAAACTCCAATCTAAGCTAATTATCCAATACTTTAACGATGTGAATATTGAATCATTGACGACTGAACGCCTGAAAGAATACTTAGCAAAATCCAGTGAACACCTAAAGCCATCAAGTTTGTCTCATCGAATTCGATTCATTAAATCGCTGTTTCGTTGGATGCACGATGAGGGGCATATACCGAAAAATCCTGCTGCGAAAATCAAAGAACCAAAACAAGGAAAACGGATTCCAAAATTTTAAACGGAAAGAGAAATTGAACATTTGGGGGAAGCGTGTTTTACTACAATGGAAAAGGCACTATTCGAATTTATGTTTTCAACGGGTTGTAGAATAGGTGAAATTGTTTCTCTTGATAGAAATTGCATTAATTGGTCAAATCGTTCTGCAATAGTCCTTGAGAAGGGTGATAAGGAAAGGGAGGTCTACCTTAATATACGGTGAGAAATCTGGCTTAAGCGATACTTAGACCTTCGCCAGGATAAAGACCCAGCCATTTTTGTTACTGAACGTCACCCGCACCGAATGAGTATTGGACAGATGAGGTACATCATAAAGCGAATATCTAGTCGGGCAGGGATCAACAAAGAAATTCATCCACACCAACTACGCCACAGCTTTGCCACACACCTATTGAACAACGGAGCTCCCATTGATGTTATTCAAAGTTTACTGGGACACGAAAAAAGCGAGACCACTAGGGTTTATGCTCAGTTAAGTGGAAGCATTAGAAGAGAATTTTATAGAAAATATTTTTAGAAATAGATGTCAAAAGGCAACGGACACCTCCGCTGCCTTTTCTATATATTCGATTAACTTTCTGTGTTTCTCCAAGCTATACTTTTCCATCCTACGCCTTCCTTTTAGCAGTTTATCACATTATTATAAACAAGTTACCAATCATTAAGGATTTCCTTTTTTTACTTATATTAACATTTATCACTTAATATCATCTGTTAAAAAAAGGAAAAAGCGTGAACATTTTTGAACTAAACTGCACCAATAGTTGAAGAAGCGACAGCTTCTTCTGTTATCGCATCCGTTAATGCAAGAAGAATCCCTTTATGGCAACATAAAAAACAAATAAGGATGCAACAATACCGATATATCCCCAAGATTCTCTTCTGTTTTTTTGGAGTTCGATTTTAATTAGACGTATGTAAGATTTAAGGGGGAAAGTATGCTGAAAATATTAAGAATTATCTTATCAATAATTACTATCGGCTCATATCATTTATTGATATGATATTTTTGTCAATTGCATTTAGTTTTCTTCATTAAATATAAAGTATCTAACGAATCTCGAGACAGCCTGTCTTGCTTAAAGACAATTATATAATCTATTTCCTCTTCATCTTTTAAAACTCGGTTATACATTTCAATTAGAAGTAATTAAAATCAAAATGGAAGTTCCCTTGATTTGCGCTGGGCAATTTCCACTCTCTTTTTCAAAAAAAAAAGCACCGTCAACTCACCTTTGAAGAATTCTTCAACAGTGAGTTAACGGTGCTTCCGATGTTTATATTTAATTCTTAATTCAATGATAGCTAGCATAAATAATGATGTAAAGAAGAAGTACACATTTTAATTAAACCTTTCGGTATCTTGCACATCATTGATCATTACCGTTCGGTAGGCTGCACGACTTGGTATCCATATGTTGTATCGAGAAACGGATATTGAAGATAGTTATTCAAAGTCAATACCCGCTTCCAACAACAAAATACCACATTATTTACAACTTTTTTTGCCTTTATTTATGGTACGGTTCACAGTAATTAATCCGAAACAATGCAATTATCGGGGAGTGACAGTGAATGGCACCGATATTTATTGAACGGATACTAAAGTCAATTTTGTCCCCCTTTTCCCTTCTAGTGTTAGTGTTGCTTTCTTTCCTTTATGTTTAAATAATTCATTAATTATGTTGCCCGTTGCTTTTGCAGTATATGTAGTACCTTCAGACGTGATAAACCGAAACGTTCCGTTATCATCTACCCCACCTACTTGAGCTTCTATCATTATTTGATTGACAGTAGGGGCAGTAGTCGAAGGGATCTTGATGCTTTGTCCAATTTTCAACTTTGTTGGTTCAACTCCTGGATTTAGTTCTTGAATCTGTGAAACAGAGAACCCTAATGTTTTACCGATTTTTGTAAAAGTATCACTGCTCTTAATCACATAGGTGCCTGTGTGATCCAATATTTGATTGTCAGTAGGTGCAGTTGTCGAAGGGATCTTGATGCTTTGTCCAATTTTCAACTTTGTTGGTTCAACTCCTGGATTTAGTTCTTGAATCTGTGAAACAGAGAGCCCTAATGTTTTACCGATTTTTGTAAAAGTATCACTGCTCTTAATCACATAGGTGCCTGTGTGATTCAACGTATCATTAATGTTTTTGCTTGGTTTCTTATTCGTTAAATAGGTTTCACTCACAAACGCTATTTTGCCATTGAAATGAATCTTAGCCCAACCATTAATAGTGGATATCATTGACACACGATCGTCTAATTTTAAAGAGCCAATCATTGCACTTTTCGTCGAAGCTGCTTGTCTTACTTTTAACGATGTTGCTGTTACATACATGGATTTAGTAGTTTGGCTTGTTAGTGATTCAGCCGCTTGTTTTGATGTAAGATAATCCGCACTCACAAAACAAACTCTTCCTTTAATCAAAATGCCTGCCCATCCGTCTTCTTCGAATACAACCTTAACCACATCACCTTTTTTATATTTTCCGATAATACTACTTTCAGTGGTCGGTTTGGATCGAATATTTAGTACAGTGGCGGTAACCATTTGCTCTTCTACTTTTGGTAATAGAATTTTCTTTCCGTCAATGGCAGATAGCCCATTGGCATTTAAGATTCCTTCTGCTGTTACACCATGTTTCGCAGCAATTGCTTCAATTTTTTCACCACTTCTTACCTGATAGGTATATTCTTCTATTACCGCGGCATTCGAAGTAATGGAAGAAATACCAAGAACTACGGTAAAAATTCCCGTCGCGACTAATCTTTTTACTGGATTTTTATTAATCCATTGGCTCACCTGTGCTACATATGTATTCCAATTGGCACGAATATCGATTAAGAATCCTTTAACATCTAAGACATTCCGGATATCAAAATGATTTACGCCCTGATAATATTCCCGTTTTTCCATCCTTGAAGTGAAAACTGGTAAATTCTTTGGTTGCTTGCTCTTTCCGTGAGCTTCCTTCCTGCTTAACATTAATTCCCCATTTAAAAATAACTCTGTAGTCAATATAACTCCGTCTCCAATTCTCTCTAAGTTGAAAGTCATGCATAATATTTCCTACATATGATTCGATGGTTTATAAAATTTTTTGTCCCTCTTTTGTCAAAAAATTTGAAATTAGTTTAATATGGTCATATTTCCATATTCATGATGAATAGGCAGTTTATACTTGTCTTGAAGAGAGTAAGCACGAATGGAAGGCAGAAAATGGGTGTACAACAAATATGAAGTGTGGCAGAAGCAGTTCCACTTTTGGTCTGATGTTAGAAATGGATGTACCGAAGGGTGCACCGTGGGGAAAGTGCGAAAAGAACATTACTCCAGGCACAAAAAATCAAAGAAAGTGTAGTGTTATAATGAAACACAAAAGGAATACAGAGGCAGTAGTTATATTTGCCAAAAAGAAGAAAGAAGAAACAGCTGAAGATGACATTGGGTCTGACCCCAAAAATTTCACGAATTCCACGGGATTTTCAAATAATTATATCTATACGATGCATGGAAACCATTTTCCGTTTACCACATGTGGAACAATCTTGTGAAACAAGATTGTTCGGGGAGTGACAGGCACCGGAATTTAATTTTCTTTTTTTAAAAACCTGTTACTATCGGGCCTTTCACGAGGGGTACAATTGATAATGAAATAACCAATTATTAGAATTAGGATTATAATCGCATATAATAATGCATTTTCAGGGTGTTCGTGATCAACAATAATTATTCTGACCATTGCCGTTATACCAATATATATAAAATATCTAATAGGGAAATGGTATTCTTCTTTAAAGTACTTAACAATCATCGAAATAAACTCAAAATATAAAAAGAAGATAAGGATATTTGCTAGAAAAAGGTTATAATCATTTTGGCCTCCTCCTATCAAAATCTGAATGAAGATGATTATTTCCTTTACTAGTAAAAAAGATAAAATTATTCCTAAAAAAACGAGAGAAATATTCAAAAATAGTTGGAATATCTTTGGGATAAGGTATAAGATCCTTGAAAAATCCTGCTTTACCTTTAACATACAAACCTTCCTCTCACTTTAAAAACATTATCAAACTTTCCTTTTTCTATAACCTGCTCGCTAACCCTCGTTCTCTATTCATACTCTTTTTTTCTTTAATAGTTGTAAAAAGAGTGCGTAATTCCTCTACTGAGATTTTTTAT from Neobacillus sp. FSL H8-0543 includes:
- the psiE gene encoding phosphate-starvation-inducible protein PsiE yields the protein MLKVKQDFSRILYLIPKIFQLFLNISLVFLGIILSFLLVKEIIIFIQILIGGGQNDYNLFLANILIFFLYFEFISMIVKYFKEEYHFPIRYFIYIGITAMVRIIIVDHEHPENALLYAIIILILIIGYFIINCTPRERPDSNRFLKKEN
- a CDS encoding cysteine hydrolase family protein, with translation MKKALLVIDVQNGMFQEGNVVYKGERMLKNLKDLIKQARSTETPIFYIQHNAPAGKPLEYGTKGWEIHPELTPKNQDVIIQKTTPDSFYNTSLDEELKKHGIDHLVVAGIQTEACVDTTCRRAFSMEYKVTLVSDTHSTWNSQDITAQQIINHHNEVLRWFAAVYPSKDITFDR
- a CDS encoding GNAT family N-acetyltransferase — its product is MITIYDNRYKEEVINLILHVQNVEYGVGISAEEQPDILDIQSNYINDGGNFWVALNDNGEVVGSIGLQKKTNEVSVLKKFFVYKDYRGKEFGIGTGLYQALLDFANKQGFLKVILDTPSKATRSHSFYKKVGFKKIDKEDLPIQYDYPDRNSLIFQLDLSQKEY
- a CDS encoding LysM peptidoglycan-binding domain-containing protein → MTFNLERIGDGVILTTELFLNGELMLSRKEAHGKSKQPKNLPVFTSRMEKREYYQGVNHFDIRNVLDVKGFLIDIRANWNTYVAQVSQWINKNPVKRLVATGIFTVVLGISSITSNAAVIEEYTYQVRSGEKIEAIAAKHGVTAEGILNANGLSAIDGKKILLPKVEEQMVTATVLNIRSKPTTESSIIGKYKKGDVVKVVFEEDGWAGILIKGRVCFVSADYLTSKQAAESLTSQTTKSMYVTATSLKVRQAASTKSAMIGSLKLDDRVSMISTINGWAKIHFNGKIAFVSETYLTNKKPSKNINDTLNHTGTYVIKSSDTFTKIGKTLGLSVSQIQELNPGVEPTKLKIGQSIKIPSTTAPTDNQILDHTGTYVIKSSDTFTKIGKTLGFSVSQIQELNPGVEPTKLKIGQSIKIPSTTAPTVNQIMIEAQVGGVDDNGTFRFITSEGTTYTAKATGNIINELFKHKGKKATLTLEGKRGTKLTLVSVQ
- a CDS encoding GNAT family N-acetyltransferase, giving the protein MHTDNKTVLEFVEFDKYDVLGLIELSESVGWDYDEHEIKTVMSSGKIYGHKNAVGKIVSSAAIIPYDTDLASIGMVIVNEEYRGLGLGKKATQKCIDSVSRNTSIMLISTEDGKPLYEDMGFITVDSVHKYLSDKYIPTKLFNNHRKITLEKYRENDINEIIELDWAAFGDKRRKLLLNRINQSKQCLVVKNLKGKIIGFGLSILGPVNLLIGPIVAPDSQTAALIIDGLVLNHQGKLRIDVPSSNDELMLFLEKSGFIKVSNPPIMIKNSINMPYRNKELFAITAQIFG
- a CDS encoding ATP-binding protein: MKQLGTLYFFCGKMGAGKSTKSKQLAIDKHAVLLSEDEWLSSLYPNQIASFEDYLKFSAQLKPLVKKHVQNILSVGTDVVMDFPANTQKLRKWFLDMVSEVNASHQLIFLNLNNEQCLRQIAQRRNEQPKRAAFDTEAVFIHVTKFFEEPEASEGLKILEFSGKE